One window from the genome of Echinicola vietnamensis DSM 17526 encodes:
- a CDS encoding L-threonylcarbamoyladenylate synthase produces MAASFIKIYPENPNPREVNRVVEVLRRGGVVIYPTDTIYGIGCDIYNQKAIERICLIKGVKPQKQNFSFICYDLSNISEYTRVVSTPVFKVMKKALPGPFTFILDANNKVPKLLHSKKKTVGIRIPDHSIPRILVKELGQPIVTTSIRDEDDVLEYSTDPELIYEKYKDLVDVVIDGGYGNNVASTVVDCTGDEIEILRQGQGDLEEML; encoded by the coding sequence ATGGCCGCTTCTTTTATCAAAATCTATCCTGAAAACCCCAATCCGCGCGAGGTAAACCGAGTGGTGGAAGTACTTCGGCGGGGTGGTGTGGTCATTTATCCTACGGATACCATTTACGGGATTGGATGTGATATTTACAATCAAAAGGCCATAGAAAGGATTTGCCTGATCAAGGGTGTAAAGCCCCAGAAGCAGAATTTCTCCTTTATCTGCTATGATCTCAGCAATATATCCGAATATACACGGGTGGTCAGTACGCCAGTGTTCAAGGTGATGAAGAAAGCCCTTCCCGGACCGTTTACCTTTATTTTGGATGCCAATAACAAGGTGCCCAAATTACTGCACAGTAAAAAGAAAACTGTCGGGATACGCATCCCGGACCATAGTATTCCACGTATATTGGTTAAAGAACTAGGCCAGCCCATTGTCACGACTTCCATCAGGGATGAAGATGATGTGCTGGAGTACAGCACTGATCCTGAACTGATTTATGAAAAATACAAGGATCTGGTGGATGTCGTCATTGACGGGGGCTATGGCAATAATGTTGCCTCTACAGTCGTCGATTGTACAGGGGATGAGATCGAAATCCTCCGGCAAGGCCAAGGGGATTTGGAAGAGATGCTTTAG
- a CDS encoding YihY/virulence factor BrkB family protein, with the protein MVKKKVHHILQALDGYAQKLRHVHLKNPDQNLYDVGKIFIHQIQKDEIDDRASAVAFNFTIALFPLILFLLNLLPFIEVFFPEVTPENILFLVKEVLPAPLYEGTEATVQDIINRPRQGMLSVGFFMALYLSTNGIVSLISAFNACYKTRENRGFIQTRLIAVMIIVFLVLNLCAAVLVMIFGNKALSLLTDYGVVSSSSYILYLLVAGLRFFVLLFLFMLATSFIFHFAPAVHDRFHFFSAGSITAGLLITLAFYLFSFYLNNFASYNKLYGSIGTMIALMLWILITSFIILGCFEINVSLAKAIKKKHPAKN; encoded by the coding sequence ATGGTCAAAAAAAAGGTGCATCACATATTGCAAGCGCTGGATGGATATGCTCAAAAGCTTCGCCATGTCCATTTAAAAAATCCAGATCAGAACCTCTATGATGTAGGAAAAATTTTCATCCATCAGATCCAAAAGGACGAGATCGATGACCGGGCCAGTGCCGTGGCATTTAACTTCACGATCGCCCTCTTTCCGCTGATCTTGTTCTTGCTTAACCTGCTGCCCTTTATCGAAGTGTTCTTTCCGGAAGTCACCCCCGAAAACATCCTGTTTTTGGTAAAAGAGGTCCTCCCGGCCCCGCTTTACGAAGGTACCGAAGCCACGGTACAGGACATCATCAACCGCCCCCGACAGGGCATGCTGTCAGTGGGCTTCTTTATGGCATTATACCTGTCCACCAATGGCATTGTCTCCTTGATTAGTGCCTTCAACGCCTGCTACAAGACGCGTGAAAACAGGGGATTTATCCAAACCCGGCTGATCGCGGTGATGATCATTGTCTTTCTGGTGCTCAACCTTTGTGCAGCTGTACTGGTGATGATATTCGGAAACAAAGCGCTCTCCTTGCTCACGGACTATGGCGTGGTCTCCAGCAGCAGCTATATCCTTTACCTGCTGGTGGCTGGCTTGCGTTTTTTTGTACTCCTCTTTCTGTTCATGTTGGCCACCTCCTTTATCTTCCACTTTGCCCCCGCCGTCCATGACCGGTTTCATTTTTTTTCCGCAGGATCCATTACCGCCGGCCTGTTGATCACACTGGCCTTTTACCTATTTTCTTTTTACCTCAACAACTTCGCTTCGTATAACAAACTCTACGGCTCCATTGGTACGATGATCGCGCTCATGCTCTGGATACTGATCACCTCATTTATCATTTTGGGCTGTTTTGAGATCAATGTAAGCTTGGCCAAAGCCATAAAAAAGAAACACCCCGCCAAAAATTAG
- a CDS encoding ATP-dependent Clp protease ATP-binding subunit — MEAKFSNRVKEVISLSREEALRLGHDYIGTEHLLLGMIREGEGVAVSILKKLGVPLDELRNSVERAVKGTANHNVKNLANIPLTRQSEKVLKITYLEAKIFKSQLIGTEHLLLSILRDEDNIATQILHKFDTTYDTVKEMLEFQTDQTPRSGAEADDTDEESSKLFGSSGGSSGGGGKGSTEKSRTPVLDNFGRDLTRMAEDDKLDPIIGREKEIERVAQILSRRKKNNPILIGEPGVGKTAIAEGLALRIVQKKVSRVLFNKRVVTLDLASLVAGTKYRGQFEERMKAVMNELEKSPNVILFIDELHTIVGAGGASGSLDASNMFKPALARGEIQCIGATTLDEYRQYIEKDGALARRFQMVMVDATTPEETVQILNNIKDKYEDHHNVNYTPEAIDACVKLSDRYISDRFLPDKAIDILDEAGARVHINNIHVPDEILKLEEEVENIKVEKNRVVKSQKYEEAAQLRDREKKLLEQLENAKAKWEEESKTKRYTVEEDNVAEVIAMMTGIPAKRIAQKEGNKLLNMGIELQDKVIGQNDAIKKLTKAIQRTRVGLKDPKKPIGSFVFLGPTGVGKTELAKTLATYLFDKEDSLVRIDMSEYMEKFSVSRLVGAPPGYVGYEEGGQLTEKVRRKPYSVVLLDEIEKAHPDVFNLLLQVLDDGILTDGLGRRVDFRNTVIIMTSNIGVRDLKDFGAGIGFASKAKQENMDEVMKSTIQSALKKAFSPEFLNRLDDVVVFNSLNKDDIHKIIDITLEKLFSRITELGYKIELSDKAKDFLADKGYDQQYGARPLNRAIQKYLEDAIAEEILKGDLSEGDVIKADYPGKGDELNISVKKKEKAD, encoded by the coding sequence ATGGAAGCAAAATTTTCAAATAGAGTCAAGGAGGTGATTTCTCTAAGTCGTGAAGAAGCTTTGCGCTTGGGTCACGATTATATAGGGACAGAACATCTCTTGCTGGGCATGATCCGTGAAGGAGAAGGTGTCGCTGTTTCCATATTGAAGAAATTAGGAGTGCCTTTGGATGAGCTTCGTAACTCCGTGGAGCGTGCGGTGAAAGGGACGGCCAATCACAACGTGAAGAATTTGGCCAATATCCCCCTGACCAGGCAATCTGAAAAAGTGCTGAAAATTACTTATTTGGAAGCTAAGATATTTAAAAGCCAACTTATCGGAACAGAGCACCTGTTGCTCTCCATCCTCAGGGATGAAGACAACATCGCTACCCAGATCCTGCATAAATTCGATACGACCTACGATACGGTGAAGGAAATGCTGGAATTCCAAACCGATCAGACGCCCCGCTCTGGAGCTGAGGCGGATGATACGGATGAGGAGAGTAGCAAGCTCTTTGGTAGCTCCGGTGGTTCTTCCGGAGGGGGAGGCAAAGGCTCTACCGAGAAGTCCAGGACACCCGTGCTGGATAACTTTGGCCGGGACCTTACCCGAATGGCAGAAGATGACAAGCTGGATCCCATCATCGGTAGGGAAAAAGAAATCGAGCGGGTGGCGCAGATCCTGTCCAGGAGGAAGAAAAACAACCCTATCCTGATCGGTGAACCCGGTGTGGGTAAAACGGCCATTGCCGAAGGACTGGCACTGAGAATAGTTCAAAAGAAAGTTTCCCGCGTGCTGTTTAATAAGCGCGTAGTGACGCTTGATTTGGCATCATTGGTGGCCGGTACCAAGTACCGTGGCCAGTTTGAGGAGCGGATGAAAGCAGTGATGAATGAACTGGAGAAATCTCCAAACGTTATCCTTTTCATCGATGAGCTGCACACCATCGTGGGAGCCGGAGGAGCCAGTGGTTCGCTGGATGCTTCCAACATGTTCAAACCTGCCCTTGCAAGGGGTGAAATCCAATGCATCGGAGCCACTACCTTGGATGAGTACCGTCAATACATCGAAAAAGATGGTGCCCTGGCCAGAAGGTTCCAGATGGTCATGGTGGATGCTACCACTCCTGAGGAGACTGTACAAATCTTGAATAACATTAAGGACAAATACGAGGATCACCACAATGTGAATTACACCCCTGAGGCGATCGATGCTTGTGTGAAATTGTCCGATAGATATATTTCTGACCGCTTCCTGCCAGACAAGGCCATCGATATCTTGGATGAGGCTGGTGCCCGCGTGCACATCAATAATATCCATGTGCCGGATGAAATCCTGAAATTGGAAGAAGAGGTAGAAAACATCAAGGTAGAGAAAAACCGTGTGGTGAAAAGCCAAAAGTATGAAGAGGCTGCGCAGCTAAGGGATCGGGAGAAAAAACTCCTTGAGCAACTGGAGAATGCAAAAGCCAAGTGGGAAGAAGAAAGCAAAACCAAACGTTACACGGTAGAAGAAGATAACGTGGCCGAAGTGATTGCCATGATGACTGGAATCCCTGCCAAGCGAATTGCCCAAAAAGAAGGCAACAAGCTGCTCAATATGGGAATAGAACTTCAAGACAAGGTCATCGGGCAAAACGATGCCATCAAGAAGCTTACCAAGGCCATTCAGCGTACCCGAGTAGGGTTAAAGGATCCTAAAAAACCCATTGGTTCATTTGTTTTCCTAGGCCCTACAGGAGTGGGCAAAACAGAATTGGCCAAGACTTTGGCTACCTACTTGTTTGACAAGGAAGATTCCTTGGTGAGGATAGACATGTCTGAGTACATGGAGAAATTCAGCGTATCCCGTTTGGTGGGAGCACCTCCCGGCTATGTAGGCTATGAAGAAGGTGGGCAGTTGACCGAAAAGGTCCGACGAAAGCCGTATTCTGTGGTCTTGCTGGACGAGATCGAAAAAGCGCACCCTGACGTCTTCAATTTACTACTTCAAGTGCTTGACGATGGGATCTTGACAGACGGTCTTGGAAGGCGTGTGGATTTCAGAAATACCGTGATCATCATGACGTCCAATATCGGAGTGAGAGACTTGAAGGACTTCGGTGCCGGTATCGGTTTTGCCTCCAAGGCAAAACAGGAGAATATGGACGAAGTCATGAAATCTACCATCCAAAGTGCCTTGAAAAAGGCATTCAGCCCAGAGTTCTTGAACAGGCTGGATGACGTGGTGGTGTTTAACTCCCTTAACAAGGATGATATCCATAAAATCATTGATATCACCTTGGAGAAACTGTTTAGCCGGATCACTGAACTGGGCTATAAGATTGAACTGAGCGATAAGGCTAAGGATTTCTTGGCCGATAAAGGTTATGATCAGCAATATGGCGCCAGACCATTGAACAGGGCGATACAGAAGTATTTGGAAGATGCCATTGCAGAGGAAATTCTCAAGGGAGATCTTTCCGAAGGGGATGTGATCAAAGCTGATTATCCCGGTAAAGGAGATGAGTTGAATATTTCTGTTAAGAAAAAGGAAAAAGCAGATTAG
- a CDS encoding IS4 family transposase translates to MGKSSNFSGQPIFNQLIKFIDKGEVREIARRHNAERYVKKFTTYNHLIVMLFVAFEGYHSIRETLVGLLANAHRLAHLGLNYVVRRSTLSEANKRRVSDVFADIYMSVYQRHGDSLTDSRLKDADMKRLYIMDSTTISLFKDILKGVGRNPKTGKKKGGIKAHTIIRASDHVPYLVRYSAAVRHDHTFLDEVFNLPGGSIITFDKGYVDYGKYEVLTESGIWYVTRLKDNAVYQARKEFNIPDQADSGVLKDEEIILRYGKNKQQEHRSRRIAYWDSKSERPFEFITNNFEMAAEKIALIYKRRWQIELLFKQLKQNFPLKYFLGDNENAIEIQIWSAMLANLLLTLIKSQVKRKWAFSNLVSLVRQQLMNYISLYRFLEDPEGSWRAIIQEDILKNQNTLFPEMRGACP, encoded by the coding sequence ATGGGCAAAAGTAGTAATTTTAGCGGACAGCCGATATTCAATCAGTTAATAAAGTTCATTGACAAGGGGGAGGTAAGGGAGATAGCCCGCAGGCATAATGCGGAGCGTTATGTGAAGAAGTTCACGACTTATAACCACTTGATAGTAATGCTGTTTGTAGCATTTGAGGGCTATCATTCCATTCGTGAGACACTTGTCGGTTTGTTGGCCAATGCCCATAGATTGGCCCATTTGGGTCTGAACTATGTGGTAAGGCGGAGTACGTTATCAGAAGCCAACAAACGACGTGTGAGCGATGTGTTCGCCGATATATACATGAGTGTGTACCAAAGGCATGGTGACAGTTTAACGGACAGCCGGTTGAAGGATGCTGATATGAAGAGGCTCTATATTATGGATTCTACCACCATTAGTCTGTTCAAGGATATTCTCAAGGGAGTAGGCAGGAACCCTAAAACGGGCAAAAAGAAAGGAGGTATTAAGGCCCACACCATCATCAGGGCGAGTGACCATGTTCCTTATCTTGTCCGTTACAGTGCGGCTGTCCGACATGACCATACCTTCCTGGATGAGGTTTTCAACCTGCCCGGGGGCTCTATCATCACTTTTGATAAGGGATATGTGGATTATGGAAAATATGAGGTCCTGACCGAAAGCGGGATATGGTATGTGACCAGGTTAAAAGACAATGCTGTCTATCAGGCCCGAAAGGAGTTTAATATTCCTGATCAGGCAGATTCCGGAGTACTCAAGGATGAAGAAATCATCTTACGATATGGCAAGAACAAGCAACAGGAGCACCGTTCCAGGAGAATAGCCTATTGGGACAGCAAAAGTGAACGCCCGTTTGAGTTCATTACCAATAATTTTGAGATGGCAGCAGAGAAGATAGCACTCATCTATAAAAGACGCTGGCAGATAGAGCTATTATTCAAACAGCTTAAGCAGAACTTCCCTTTAAAGTACTTCTTGGGCGACAATGAAAATGCCATAGAAATACAGATATGGTCGGCCATGTTGGCCAATCTCCTTTTGACCTTGATCAAAAGCCAGGTCAAAAGGAAATGGGCTTTCTCCAACTTGGTATCCCTGGTCAGACAGCAATTAATGAATTATATCAGCTTGTATAGGTTCCTGGAGGATCCGGAAGGAAGCTGGAGAGCCATCATACAAGAAGATATTTTGAAAAATCAAAACACACTGTTCCCTGAGATGAGGGGGGCTTGCCCCTGA
- a CDS encoding acyl-CoA thioesterase, translated as MFTAETQVRVRYAETDQMGYVYYGNYAMYFEVARVESLRQIGFSYKDMEDQGIMMPVLESYSKYIRPGRYDELLTIKTTIKEMPGVKIRFDYEITNEGQELIHKGHTVLTFLKKDDHRPCRPPANLLDLLNAYF; from the coding sequence ATGTTTACTGCAGAAACCCAAGTAAGAGTACGATATGCCGAGACAGATCAAATGGGATATGTCTACTATGGCAATTACGCCATGTATTTTGAGGTGGCCCGTGTAGAATCCCTACGGCAAATTGGTTTTTCGTACAAGGATATGGAAGACCAGGGCATCATGATGCCTGTACTAGAAAGCTACAGCAAGTACATCAGGCCTGGGCGATACGATGAACTATTGACGATCAAAACGACCATTAAGGAAATGCCGGGGGTAAAGATCAGGTTTGATTATGAAATCACGAATGAAGGCCAGGAACTGATCCATAAAGGCCATACCGTGCTTACCTTTCTCAAAAAAGACGACCACCGACCGTGCAGACCTCCGGCGAATTTGTTAGATTTATTAAACGCTTACTTTTAG
- a CDS encoding N-6 DNA methylase — MANLKGILDSIRKIMWQDTGLNGDAQRIEQLGWMLFLKIFSDKDKELEVIKDDYESPIPAEFHWDEWAGDDEGITGDELQAFVDQKLFPTLRNLKVGMSEDLANQRALLVREVFEGNNNYMKSGINLRKVLNKLNEIDFNIAKDRHAFGELYETILKELQSAGKSGEFYTPRAITEFICEMMNPQLGEKILDPSCGTGGYLTAAIEHLKSQANSVAERESIAKNVFGWEYKPLPYLLATTNLILHDMEVPNITFRDSLDQPLSNYTEKNRVNVILANPPFGGIVANNNENNFPQNFKTKESADLFLVLMVHLLKQGGRAGIVLPDGSLTGDGVKQRVREKLLTDCNLHTIIRLPNSVFKPYATVATNLLFFTKGEPTKEIWYYEHRLPEGQKSYSKTKPLQVKEFDPIKKWWNDRQESEVSWKVDIQTVKDRNYDLDIKNPTKQEEEIEHSSSELMTMLDDSFDRSHELLSHIRSAIK, encoded by the coding sequence ATGGCCAACTTAAAAGGAATATTAGATAGCATCCGCAAGATCATGTGGCAGGACACCGGACTGAATGGTGATGCACAGCGCATTGAACAGTTGGGGTGGATGCTGTTTCTGAAAATTTTCTCCGATAAGGACAAGGAGCTGGAAGTCATTAAGGACGATTACGAAAGCCCTATTCCTGCTGAGTTTCACTGGGACGAATGGGCTGGGGATGATGAAGGGATTACGGGTGATGAATTACAGGCTTTTGTGGATCAGAAACTCTTTCCTACACTTCGAAACCTAAAGGTGGGAATGAGCGAAGACCTGGCCAACCAAAGGGCACTATTGGTACGTGAGGTGTTTGAGGGCAATAACAATTACATGAAAAGCGGGATCAATCTCCGCAAGGTATTGAACAAGCTCAATGAAATAGACTTCAATATTGCCAAAGACCGCCACGCATTTGGCGAACTCTATGAAACCATTTTGAAGGAACTGCAAAGTGCGGGTAAAAGCGGGGAATTCTACACACCAAGAGCCATTACGGAGTTTATCTGTGAAATGATGAATCCACAATTGGGGGAAAAGATTTTAGACCCTAGCTGTGGAACAGGTGGTTACTTGACAGCAGCTATTGAACATTTGAAAAGCCAGGCCAATAGTGTAGCAGAAAGGGAGAGTATAGCAAAGAACGTGTTTGGATGGGAGTACAAGCCGCTTCCTTATTTGCTGGCCACTACCAACCTGATTTTGCATGATATGGAGGTGCCCAATATCACTTTCCGTGATAGTTTGGATCAGCCACTGAGCAATTATACCGAAAAAAACAGGGTTAACGTGATCCTGGCCAACCCTCCTTTTGGCGGTATCGTGGCCAATAATAACGAAAATAATTTTCCGCAGAATTTTAAGACCAAGGAAAGTGCCGACCTGTTTTTGGTGCTGATGGTGCATTTACTGAAGCAGGGTGGTAGAGCTGGGATTGTATTGCCTGATGGTTCCTTGACAGGGGATGGTGTAAAGCAAAGGGTACGTGAAAAACTGCTTACCGATTGTAATCTGCACACCATCATCCGATTACCCAATTCCGTGTTTAAGCCTTATGCTACTGTGGCAACGAATTTATTGTTCTTTACCAAAGGTGAGCCGACCAAAGAGATATGGTATTATGAGCATCGCTTGCCGGAAGGGCAAAAAAGCTATAGTAAAACAAAACCACTTCAAGTAAAGGAATTTGACCCCATTAAAAAATGGTGGAATGATCGACAGGAAAGCGAGGTGAGTTGGAAGGTGGATATTCAGACTGTTAAGGACAGAAATTATGATTTAGATATTAAGAACCCTACCAAGCAGGAAGAAGAAATCGAACATTCAAGTTCTGAATTAATGACCATGTTGGATGATTCTTTTGATAGAAGCCATGAACTACTAAGTCATATAAGATCTGCGATAAAATGA
- the mltG gene encoding endolytic transglycosylase MltG: MITKKNQKYYMIAMIAISVLVSSFAFYFYQVFFSPNTLTESDVPAELKIPSNATFQQVSDSLSEHNIITDVISFSFVAKMLKYQENVKPGRYIIPPKLSNKELVTLLRSGRQTPIDLTFNNIRTKEDLSEKISKNLEISQDQFLALLQDSVYIRKFDFNEETIMSMFIPNTYEVYWDTSPEQLFDRMYREYNKFWTKPRIAKADSLGMSRIEVSTLASIVQAETAKKDERPTIAGVYINRLERNIPLQADPTLVFALGDFSIKRVLNVHKEIDSPYNTYLHTGLPPGPINLPDISSLDAVLNYAHHDYLYFCAKEDFSGYHVFSTNLRDHLIQARKYQNALNKANVY, translated from the coding sequence ATGATCACAAAAAAGAATCAAAAGTATTACATGATCGCAATGATCGCCATATCCGTATTGGTAAGCTCATTTGCGTTTTATTTTTATCAAGTCTTCTTCAGTCCAAACACCCTCACGGAATCAGATGTTCCCGCAGAGCTAAAAATCCCCAGCAATGCCACCTTCCAACAGGTTTCTGACAGCCTTTCCGAGCACAACATCATCACCGATGTGATCTCCTTCAGCTTCGTAGCCAAAATGCTGAAATATCAGGAAAATGTCAAACCCGGTCGGTATATCATTCCACCAAAACTATCGAACAAAGAGCTCGTTACGCTCCTTCGGTCTGGGCGGCAAACCCCGATCGACCTCACGTTCAATAACATCCGAACCAAGGAAGACCTTTCGGAAAAAATCTCAAAGAACCTGGAAATCTCCCAAGACCAATTCCTGGCCCTGCTGCAGGACAGTGTCTATATCCGCAAATTTGATTTTAACGAAGAGACCATCATGAGCATGTTTATCCCCAACACCTACGAGGTGTATTGGGACACTAGCCCTGAGCAACTCTTTGACCGGATGTACAGAGAGTACAATAAATTTTGGACCAAGCCACGGATAGCCAAGGCAGATTCCCTCGGCATGAGCAGAATCGAAGTGTCCACCTTGGCATCCATCGTGCAGGCCGAAACAGCCAAAAAGGACGAACGACCAACCATCGCTGGCGTGTACATCAACAGGCTAGAACGTAATATCCCCCTTCAGGCGGATCCTACTTTGGTATTTGCCTTGGGTGATTTCAGCATAAAGCGCGTGCTCAACGTCCACAAAGAAATCGACAGTCCATACAACACGTATCTTCACACCGGGCTGCCTCCCGGTCCTATTAACCTCCCTGACATCTCCTCGCTGGATGCCGTATTGAATTACGCGCACCACGATTACTTATATTTCTGCGCAAAAGAGGACTTTTCGGGCTATCATGTTTTTTCTACCAACCTCCGCGACCACCTGATCCAAGCTCGGAAATACCAAAACGCGCTTAACAAAGCAAATGTCTACTAG
- a CDS encoding WbqC family protein yields MEKKVICADLFYLPPIEFFVAIADADQLIIAGDDRYQKQTYRNRAHVRLANKVESLSIPVIGGNKKVHYRDVKIDYKQKWKNIHLRGIRSAYGKAPFFEYFFPYFEAIYEKNIDNLYSLNLELLTLCLKLMKVKTKVSIGTKEEDYSTCEDLRRIIVAKEPFEQRNIYEPYPYVQLFGSDFVPNLSIIDLLFCEGPLANEIISQSKKKK; encoded by the coding sequence ATGGAAAAGAAAGTGATTTGTGCGGATTTGTTTTACCTGCCTCCCATAGAGTTCTTTGTGGCAATAGCTGACGCCGATCAGCTTATCATCGCGGGGGATGATCGTTATCAAAAGCAGACTTACCGTAATCGGGCACATGTACGCCTGGCGAATAAAGTAGAGAGTTTGAGCATACCGGTTATAGGAGGGAATAAAAAGGTCCACTACCGGGACGTAAAAATAGATTATAAGCAAAAATGGAAAAATATTCACCTACGAGGAATCCGTAGTGCATACGGAAAAGCACCTTTTTTTGAATATTTCTTTCCATATTTTGAAGCGATTTATGAAAAAAACATTGACAATTTGTACAGTTTGAATTTGGAACTACTGACACTTTGTCTGAAATTAATGAAGGTGAAAACCAAGGTATCCATTGGGACAAAAGAGGAAGATTATTCTACCTGTGAGGACCTGAGGAGAATTATAGTGGCAAAGGAGCCGTTTGAGCAAAGAAATATTTATGAACCGTATCCATATGTTCAGCTCTTTGGCTCAGACTTTGTACCTAACTTAAGCATTATCGATTTGTTGTTTTGTGAGGGGCCGCTGGCCAATGAAATAATCTCACAATCGAAAAAAAAGAAATGA
- a CDS encoding restriction endonuclease subunit S translates to MSWTKKTLGELCNIQKGKIGIQKAVPGKYPLVVTAEERLSHNEFHFEGNAVIIPLVSSTGHGHKSLKRIHFQSGKFAVGNILCAVIPNDEDILRADFLFRYLDLNRENELVSRMKGMANVTLPLKEIAKIEIPVPPIEVQIEFVEQYGILEAKSKNLSDELTHQLDLVKQLRQAFLREAMQGKLVPQDPNEEPASVLLEKIKMEKERLIREKKLKKGKASSQSVSKANEWEIPNSWVPIKVGDIFFVTKLAGFEFTKYINFKTIGEIPVVRAQNVRPFELDKTNLLFIDKETSLLLGRCALTKESLLVTFIGAGIGDVARFREKERWHLAPNVSKLEPFEECEDFYNLKFLNYFLSSPYGRNEIFKHVKATAQPSLSMGTIRDIDVPIPPLSEQQRIVAKLDKLMGYCDQLEASIMESQVQNELLLQQVLREALEPNEREVV, encoded by the coding sequence ATGAGTTGGACGAAGAAGACATTAGGAGAGCTTTGTAATATTCAAAAAGGCAAAATTGGAATTCAAAAAGCTGTTCCAGGTAAATATCCTTTAGTGGTAACAGCGGAAGAACGGCTTTCACATAATGAATTCCATTTTGAGGGGAATGCAGTTATCATTCCTCTGGTTTCATCAACAGGACATGGTCACAAAAGCTTAAAGCGGATACATTTTCAATCCGGAAAGTTTGCCGTGGGCAACATTCTCTGTGCAGTAATTCCAAATGATGAAGATATTCTTAGGGCAGATTTTCTATTTCGATATCTAGATCTGAATCGAGAAAATGAATTGGTGAGTAGAATGAAAGGTATGGCCAATGTGACCTTACCATTGAAAGAAATTGCCAAAATTGAAATTCCTGTTCCACCTATTGAGGTTCAAATAGAATTTGTAGAACAATATGGGATTCTAGAGGCTAAAAGCAAAAATCTTAGTGATGAACTCACACACCAACTTGATTTGGTGAAGCAACTCCGTCAAGCCTTTTTGCGGGAAGCCATGCAAGGTAAATTGGTGCCACAAGATCCAAATGAAGAACCTGCTTCGGTGCTTTTGGAGAAGATCAAGATGGAAAAAGAAAGGTTGATTAGGGAGAAGAAACTAAAAAAAGGGAAAGCATCAAGTCAATCGGTTTCAAAAGCTAATGAATGGGAAATACCAAATTCATGGGTGCCAATTAAGGTTGGCGATATTTTTTTTGTAACTAAACTTGCGGGTTTTGAATTTACTAAATACATTAATTTCAAGACGATTGGAGAAATTCCTGTGGTCCGTGCTCAAAATGTTCGACCGTTCGAATTAGATAAAACAAACCTACTATTTATCGATAAGGAAACAAGTCTTCTATTAGGGAGGTGTGCTTTGACAAAAGAATCCCTATTGGTGACTTTTATAGGCGCTGGTATTGGTGATGTTGCAAGGTTCAGGGAGAAAGAAAGGTGGCATTTAGCTCCCAATGTTTCTAAATTAGAGCCATTCGAGGAATGTGAAGATTTTTACAATTTAAAATTCTTGAACTATTTTCTTAGCTCACCTTATGGAAGAAATGAAATTTTTAAGCATGTTAAAGCAACAGCGCAGCCCAGTTTGTCAATGGGCACAATTCGAGACATAGATGTTCCCATCCCCCCGCTTTCTGAACAACAACGGATAGTCGCCAAGCTAGATAAGTTGATGGGGTATTGTGATCAGTTGGAGGCCAGTATCATGGAAAGCCAAGTGCAGAATGAATTGCTTTTGCAGCAGGTTTTGAGGGAGGCATTGGAGCCAAATGAAAGGGAGGTGGTGTAA